In Scatophagus argus isolate fScaArg1 chromosome 5, fScaArg1.pri, whole genome shotgun sequence, a genomic segment contains:
- the smco4 gene encoding single-pass membrane and coiled-coil domain-containing protein 4, which produces MRQLKGKPKKETSKDKKERKQAMQEARQQVATIVLPTLAVVVLLIVVFVYVATRPGAIE; this is translated from the coding sequence ATGAGGCAGCTCAAAGGAAAACCCAAGAAAGAAACATCCAAGGACAAAAAGGAACGCAAGCAGGCCATGCAGGAAGCCCGACAGCAGGTGGCCACCATAGTATTGCCTACACTGGCTGTAGTGGTACTGCTCATCGTTGTCTTTGTCTATGTGGCCACTAGGCCCGGTGCAATTGAGTAG